Genomic segment of Paraburkholderia agricolaris:
CGGTCAAGAAAGTGCATCACATGGGCTCCTATGTTCTGCCGATGCCGGAGGGCCATGACATCAAGAAGGTGCTCTACCGGCAGCTCAAACGCGCGCGCATTCCGATCACCAATCGTATTGTCGTCACACGCGTTCTGACCGACGCGCAAGGCCGTGCCTGCGGCGTACTGGGTTTCGATTGCCGTACGGCGGATTTTTATGTCGTGCGCGCCAAGGCCGTGATTCTCTGCTGCGGAGCGGCGGGCCGGCTAGGCTTGCCCTCGTCGGGATACCTGATGGGTACCTACGAGAATCCCACCAACGCCGGCGACGGCTACGCGATGGCGTATCACGCGGGCGCCGCGCTGGCGAACCTCGAGTGCTTCCAGATCAACCCGCTGATCAAGGATTACAACGGCCCCGCTTGCGCTTATGTGACGGGCCCGCTCGGCGGCTTCACCGCGAATGGCAAGGGCGAGCGTTTTATCGAGTGCGATTACTGGAGCGGCCAGATGATGTGGGAGTTCTATCAGGAACTCCAAAGCGGCAATGGGCCGGTGTTTCTGAAGCTCGACCATCTCGCCGAAGAAACCATTCAGACCATCGAGCAGATTCTGCACACGAATGAACGCCCGAGCCGGGGACGGTTTCACGCAGGACGCGGCACCGATTACCGCCAGCAGATGATCGAAATGCACATCTCGGAGATCGGTTTCTGCAGCGGCCACAGTGCCTCCGGGGTCTATGTGAACGAGCGCGCGGAGACTACTGTCGCGGGCCTCTACGCTGCCGGGGACATGGCCGCCGTGCCGCACAACTACATGCTAGGCGCCTTCACGTACGGCTGGTTCGCCGGGCAGAACGCGGCGCAATACATCGACGGCCGCGAGCATGCGGCGCTCGATAGCGCGCAAGTGGAATCGGAACGGGCGCGAATCTATGCCCCGCTCGAACGCGACACGGGGCTCGCACCGGCGCAAGTCGAGTACAAGCTGCGCCGCATGGTGAACGACTATCTTCAGCCGCCGAAGGTCACGCGCAAGATGGAGATCGGCCTGCAACGTTTCGCTGAAATCGCGGCCGACATCGATCAGATCAAGGCCGACAATCCGCACGAACTGATGCGCGCCGCGGAGGTGCGGGCGATTCGCGATTGCGCCGAAATGGCGGCGCACGCTTCGCTGTATCGCACGGAAAGCCGCTGGGGGCTGTACCACCATCGCGTCGATTATCCGCAACGCAACGACGCGGAATGGTTCTGCCACACGCATCTGAAGAAAGACGCAACGGGCCGCATGGTCAGCGAGAAACGCGCCATAGAACCGTATGTGGTGCCGCTCGACGACCACGAAAGTCAGGCCTATCAGAACCTGCGGATCGGCGAGCCGGCGCTCGCCGACGCTTGAGGAGCCACCATGTCTACGACACCGCACAACATTTTCCAGCGCAGCGCCGCGCCGGTCACGATCGACGAAGACAAATGCATCGCGGACAAAGGCTGCACCGTCTGCGTGGATGTCTGCCCGCTCGACCTGCTCGCGATCGATCTGACCAAGGGCAAGGCCTATATGAAGTTCGACGAATGCTGGTACTGCATGCCGTGTGAAAAAGATTGCCCGACCGATGCGGTCAGGGTCGATATTCCGTATCTGCTGCGCTAGCAGCCACTCACTCAGACCAAAACGTTGTTTCCCTATCAACCGGGGCTTAACTCATGAAACGTCGTCAATTGCTTGCCGCGGCCCTTCTCGCGAGCGGCCTGTTTTCACTCACAGCGGGCGCGGCGCGCGCCGAGACAATTCGCGTCGCGATCGGCACGCAGGACACGACGATCAATTGCGCGTCCGGCGGCCTGCTGATCCGCGAGCTGAATCTGCTCGATAAATATCTGCCGCACGACGGCAAGTACAAAGACGTCAAGTACGACGTGCAATGGAAAGACTTCACCTCCGGTGCGCCGATGACCAACGAAATGGTGGCGGGCAAACTCGACTTCGGATCGATGGCGGATTTCCCCGGCTCGTTGAACGGAGCAGCCTTCCAGAAGGCCGGCAGGAAAAGCATCTTCATCACGGTACTCTCAGGCAGTATCGACGGCAGCGGCAATGGCATCGTCGTGCCGGACGACTCGTCCATCCGTTCGATCGCCGATCTGAAAGGCAAGACGATCTCGGTGCCGTTCGCCTCGGCGGCGCACGGCATGTTGCTGCGGGCCATCAAGGCGCAAGGCTGGAATCCCGACACCGACGTCAACATCATCACGCAGTCGCCCGAAGTGGCCGGTAGTGCGTTGAAGGCGCATAAGATCGACGCACACGCCGACTTCGTGCCGTTCGCCGAACTGTTTCCGTTCCGCGGTTTCGCGCGCAAGATCTACGACGGTGCGCAGACCCACGCGCCGACCTTCCACGGCACGCTCGTCGACGCCGACTATGCGAAGCGCTATCCGGAAGTTGTGGTCGCGTATCTGCGCGCGGTGATCGAGGCGAATCAGCTGTTTGCGCAAGATCCCGAGAAATACAGCCAGTTGATCCAGAAGGTCACCGGCATCGACGCTGAGGTCAATTATCTGTTCCACGGGCCGCTCGGTCTGCAGACGCGCGATCTCACATGGAAGCCCGAATACCGGCAGGCAACTGTCACGGCGATCAGCACACTCAAGCTGCTGAAAAAGACCGACGTCGATCTGGATGTCAACACGTTCATCGACGACCGCTATCTGCGCGAAGCATTCAGACAATCGGGACTGAACTACGACGCGGCCCTCAGGAACTACGCGAAACAGCCACTCGTTGCCAATGACGTGCAAACCGGCAAACTCATCACCGATTTTCGCAGTGTGACGCAGGTCTGGCTCGATGGCGAAGGCAAGGTGCGCAACTATGCATCGGCGCAGGAGGCCTTCGCGGCGCTCAACACGCTGGAGCAAGGCGGCAAGAAAGCTCGCGTGGTCTACGTGCAGGATCGTTCGAGCGGCTTGAAGCTGTTCGCCAATCAGGCGTGGTACGTGAAGGACGCCAAGGGCAACATCAACGCCTTCCTGCTGAAAGACAACGCCGATCGCTACGCGAAACAGGTGAACGGCAACGTAGTGGATTTCGCCGCCGCGAAGACCGATGCGACGCAAGCGGTCGCGGCACGCTAACCGATCGTCCTGCGACGTTCATCCAATCACGGGAGTCCTCGATGTCAGCCATTCTCGACGCCACGGAGAATACCAGCGTTCGACACAGCGCCGCCGTCCGGCGGAACTGGAATCCGGCACGTCTCGCACGTGTGGCGGCCAGGTTCGTATCGGTTCTGGTGTGTGTCGGCATCTGGCAAGTGCTGGCCGAGCATCA
This window contains:
- a CDS encoding ABC transporter substrate-binding protein — its product is MKRRQLLAAALLASGLFSLTAGAARAETIRVAIGTQDTTINCASGGLLIRELNLLDKYLPHDGKYKDVKYDVQWKDFTSGAPMTNEMVAGKLDFGSMADFPGSLNGAAFQKAGRKSIFITVLSGSIDGSGNGIVVPDDSSIRSIADLKGKTISVPFASAAHGMLLRAIKAQGWNPDTDVNIITQSPEVAGSALKAHKIDAHADFVPFAELFPFRGFARKIYDGAQTHAPTFHGTLVDADYAKRYPEVVVAYLRAVIEANQLFAQDPEKYSQLIQKVTGIDAEVNYLFHGPLGLQTRDLTWKPEYRQATVTAISTLKLLKKTDVDLDVNTFIDDRYLREAFRQSGLNYDAALRNYAKQPLVANDVQTGKLITDFRSVTQVWLDGEGKVRNYASAQEAFAALNTLEQGGKKARVVYVQDRSSGLKLFANQAWYVKDAKGNINAFLLKDNADRYAKQVNGNVVDFAAAKTDATQAVAAR
- a CDS encoding 4Fe-4S dicluster domain-containing protein, giving the protein MSTTPHNIFQRSAAPVTIDEDKCIADKGCTVCVDVCPLDLLAIDLTKGKAYMKFDECWYCMPCEKDCPTDAVRVDIPYLLR
- a CDS encoding fumarate reductase/succinate dehydrogenase flavoprotein subunit; its protein translation is MSTHVIEYDLVVVGGGTAGPMAAVKAKEQNPNLKVLLLEKANVKRSGAISMGMDGLNNAIIPGHATPEQYTREITIANDGIVDQAAVYAYARHSFRTIEELDRWGVKFEKDGTGDYAVKKVHHMGSYVLPMPEGHDIKKVLYRQLKRARIPITNRIVVTRVLTDAQGRACGVLGFDCRTADFYVVRAKAVILCCGAAGRLGLPSSGYLMGTYENPTNAGDGYAMAYHAGAALANLECFQINPLIKDYNGPACAYVTGPLGGFTANGKGERFIECDYWSGQMMWEFYQELQSGNGPVFLKLDHLAEETIQTIEQILHTNERPSRGRFHAGRGTDYRQQMIEMHISEIGFCSGHSASGVYVNERAETTVAGLYAAGDMAAVPHNYMLGAFTYGWFAGQNAAQYIDGREHAALDSAQVESERARIYAPLERDTGLAPAQVEYKLRRMVNDYLQPPKVTRKMEIGLQRFAEIAADIDQIKADNPHELMRAAEVRAIRDCAEMAAHASLYRTESRWGLYHHRVDYPQRNDAEWFCHTHLKKDATGRMVSEKRAIEPYVVPLDDHESQAYQNLRIGEPALADA